In Drosophila nasuta strain 15112-1781.00 chromosome 2R, ASM2355853v1, whole genome shotgun sequence, a single genomic region encodes these proteins:
- the LOC132785211 gene encoding putative gustatory receptor 98b, with translation MEGQLLATSRPYLQLFSLLTLTPPPSSFGMSLLSWQRKILLSIFCLYSCCILLLSVWVTFINVVILAIEVQTLEVTDFTNALGLVQKIFYTLLMATNYVYMFIYYDRLGDIYREIAALEQDIDGTFQSFGSKCKQPNFRMYMFKRIGLWTIFIVLVLPRLTIPVLTDFMSWRDRILTELIIIVLEFKNIEYTLYVFLIRELLRRLRHKLLQLQRELSNCEQRALLQALCLAMRRNKQLLGRIWLLVGQLEGYFLLPMLLIFLYNGVCVLHIVNWAYIQSLNPNDCCRFYRVFYLLILLTNLLIPCYVSHNCISLYNSFGRILHNIRCGCGRITPQELSMVVMEYALQLEHLKLRFTCGGFFDINLKYFGGMVVTIISFTIILIQFKLQALLDTKQAATQRNG, from the exons ATGGAGGGTCAACTGCTGGCAACATCGCGTCCCTATCTGCAGCTCTTCTCGCTGCTCACGTTGACACCGCCGCCCAGCAGCTTTGGCATGAGTTTACTCAGCTGGCAGCGGAAGATCTTGCTGTCGATCTTCTGCCTCTACAGCTGCTGCATTCTGCTGCTCTCAGTCTGGGTGACGTTCATCAATGTGGTTATACTTGCGATTGAGGTGCAAACCTTGGAGGTGACGGACTTCACCAACGCCTTGGGTCTAGTGCAGAAGATCTTCTACACGCTGCTGATGGCCACCAACTATGTTTACATGTTCATCTACTACGACAGATTGGGAGACATCTACAGAGAAATAGCAGCACTCGAGCAAGACATCGATGGCACGTTTCAATCCTTTGGCAGCAAGTGCAAGCAGCCCAATTTCCGCATGTATATGTTCAAACGCATCGGACTGTGGACCATATTTATTGTGCTCGTCTTGCCACGTCTCACAATTCCTGTGCTCACGGACTTTATGAGTTGGCGCGATAGAATTCTCACCGAGCTTATCATAATTGTGCTGGAATTCAAGAATATTGAGTACACGTTGTATGTGTTCTTAATAAGGGAATTGCTTCGCAGACTGCGGCATAaattgctgcaactgcagcgaGAGCTGAGCAACTGCGAACAGCGTGCTTTGCTCCAGGCGCTGTGCCTGGCCATGAGACGCAACAAGCAGCTGCTGGGACGCATCTGGCTGCTTGTGGGACAACTCGAGGGTTACTTTCTACTCCCCATGCTGCTGATCTTTCTCTATAATGGAGTTTGCGTGCTGCACATTGTCAACTGGGCCTACATACAGTCGCTCAATCCCAACGATTGCTGTCGCTTCT ATCGCGTTTTCTACTTGTTGATACTGCTGACGAATCTGCTGATACCCTGCTATGTCAGCCACAACTGCATCAGCTTG TATAATAGTTTCGGTCGCATTCTGCATAATATACGCTGTGGTTGCGGTCGCATTACGCCGCAAGAGCTCAGCATGGTGGTCATGGAGTATGCGCTGCAGCTGGAGCATTTAAAATTGCGCTTCACCTGCGGCGGTTTCTTCGACATCAATCTAAAATACTTTGGCGGC ATGGTTGTCACCATCATCAGTTTCACCATCATTTTAATACAGTTCAAGCTGCAAGCGTTGCTCGACACCAAACAGGCGGCTACGCAACGTAACGGCTAA
- the LOC132785210 gene encoding dynein regulatory complex protein 9, whose product MAESTVSGCTGEQTEDQSGAQTGEEARKQTGEEAREQTGEQTGDQATNQADDDDEPSELQRLMLAVAFKEASDRLALQQRSHRLNMQKPLPPLPASLRRLRSSSIGQKAMPERILLTGKKLPRLQSLLGEAEEDADQLDECVLNALKYERDMDALRAFFEAANQQLYMTKEERQREQPSRLELAIGALSGNNTEESVAAKELLQSKEELKQLQAQLEQVKIDGVAKLQDYDERIADAKYNLRCVSRVNDLEFSLVERWEAARVGQAEIWGENAERAYLRDILDFKQRLSREQRVSQELSAFRSRERADLEQRIADWQQRYASELRRVERESEAWELRILELTKSLARHREENAQHVVFVNEYRAKKEEEQRLLDLQLHRIQCAIKLQAWWRGTMVRRGLGPFKKKPKRGKRGKPKK is encoded by the coding sequence ATGGCAGAGTCCACGGTGTCAGGTTGCACTGGCGAGCAGACAGAAGATCAGAGTGGAGCACAAACTGGAGAGGAAGCTAGAAAACAGACTGGAGAGGAAGCTAGAGAACAGACTGGAGAACAGACTGGAGATCAGGCTACCAATcaagctgatgatgatgatgagcctTCTGAGCTGCAGCGTTTGATGCTGGCCGTTGCCTTCAAGGAAGCCAGCGATAGACTCGCTTTGCAGCAGCGCTCTCATCGCTTGAACATGCAGAAGCCTCTGCCGCCTTTGCCTGCTTCACTGCGTCGCCTTCGCAGCTCTTCAATCGGCCAAAAGGCAATGCCGGAGCGCATCTTGCTCACAGGCAAGAAGCTGCCGCGACTGCAATCGCTGCTGGGCGAGGCTGAAGAGGATGCCGATCAACTAGATGAATGTGTGTTGAATGCTTTGAAGTATGAGCGTGATATGGATGCATTGCGTGCCTTCTTCGAGGCAGCCAATCAGCAGCTTTACATGACTAAAGAGGAGCGACAGAGGGAGCAACCAAGTCGCTTAGAGCTAGCAATTGGTGCGCTGAGTGGCAACAACACTGAGGAATCGGTGGCAGCCAAGGAGCTGCTGCAATCGAAGGAGGAACTGAAGCAGCTTCAAGCGCAGCTTGAGCAGGTGAAGATCGATGGCGTGGCCAAGCTGCAGGATTACGACGAGCGCATCGCCGATGCCAAGTACAATTTGCGCTGCGTGTCGCGTGTCAACGATCTAGAGTTCAGCTTGGTGGAACGTTGGGAGGCAGCGCGTGTGGGGCAAGCGGAGATCTGGGGCGAGAATGCGGAGCGTGCTTATCTGCGAGACATACTCGACTTTAAGCAGCGTCTCTCGCGGGAGCAGCGAGTCAGCCAGGAGCTGAGCGCATTTCGTAGTCGTGAGCGCGCTGATCTCGAGCAACGCATTGCGGATTGGCAGCAACGTTATGCGAGCGAACTGAGGAGAGTGGAGCGGGAGAGCGAGGCGTGGGAGTTGCGCATTCTGGAGCTGACCAAGTCGCTGGCGAGGCATCGCGAGGAGAATGCTCAGCATGTGGTGTTTGTGAACGAGTATCGCGCCaagaaggaggaggaacaGAGGCTGCTCGATCTGCAGTTGCATCGCATTCAGTGCGCCATCAAGTTGCAAGCTTGGTGGCGTGGCACGATGGTGCGACGTGGCCTTGGTCCGTTCAAGAAGAAGCCAAAGCGTGGCAAGCGAGGCAAGCCCAAAAAGTAG
- the LOC132787060 gene encoding AF4/FMR2 family member lilli: MFPQAELENYKLQVELLQEKLQRSEDNRQQLEHKLDKVLQKRSEFDKCVRQKSRQKYQEFLEEQAKRNERNKKLVQMLERIDEQTAAMSQRSERLKMMKLQYQMYFAKLVQHQTLRSIQQTTAMPVMLQPQATAISNPTATTAAAAVGVATSPGQLLNPNPTQQQWAYPAQPGMLLAPQFTPQPMYMPMPVPDLYGGMSLGGGQALGTSNLFDLRATLRALDNENADLPERMTRSAAAAAGEYQGDRGATPATSSTTTTPCSPTRDKSVARELSSTSSTSLATSSLTFDKLPKTATLTELTETPAAAAAAAASSVVAAVADDVGRPQMAGLRRGSQQQQQQMEQHQDAWPNSRVTKVEHEKSPSVAGHNEPGQQQQQQHNFEAYFGELKIDEPWQQLPSTTAATTRPREDKLELNVRATGNGGGNGNGVGLVGGISNDLLDEVKASRAALQKAAAAVDEQLARGNQLSPTATSNISNTNNNSNIGNEAAAKPRVSIENIENAIYGERLTGSATATTTAAATAAAATAAATAAATSAAAAVVATPTLGLFENAEQELDVNNTTHDAAQIDYGQYDAISYGETGEPSYASIEQQQQQQQLPASGAGEPLYSEIGNPTDYQPYAADAANGAAATVQELSPADGAGAGGGGAAATAGGEAETQQQQEYSNMDYSNYDAAQYAAGYDPNAYPGYIYDETTGQYIADPNAAQYAPDGSYATQDYDAGTANYDYYGEQPQQEQQEQQQQEQQQQQEVAYPMSENNSEGGELLLPQEVEQAATTATATPADGVDAKSEATPAPPASKPVKPTSILATTDKQAAPNDAHQQQSQQQPQHQQQQQQQPKKKKRVNFVDSSETDDSSSAKPVQQETTTTNSNSNSNHPQAATATTSHPPGGSESDFDFSTGSEAKN, encoded by the exons ATGTTTCCACAGGCCGAGCTGGAGAACTACAAGCTGCAGGTGGAGCTGCTGCAGGAGAAATTGCAACGCAG CGAGGACAATCGCCAGCAGCTGGAGCACAAGCTGGATAAAGTCTTACAAAAGCGCAGCGAGTT TGATAAGTGCGTGCGGCAGAAGAGCAGACAGAAGTACCAAGAATTTCTGGAGGAGCAGGCGAAACGCAATGAGCGCAACAAAAAGCTAGTTCAGATGCTCGAGCGCATTGATGAGCAGACGGCAGCGATGTCGCAGCGCAGCGAGCGACTCAAAATGATGAAG TTGCAATACCAAATGTACTTTGCTAAATTGGTGCAGCATCAAACGCTGCGCAGCATTCAACAGACAACAGCAATGCCAGTTATGCTGCAaccacaagcaacagcaatatcgaatccaacagcaacaactgctgctgctgctgttggagtTGCGACTTCGCCTGGTCAATTGCTAAATCCAAATCCTACGCAGCAGCAATGGGCGTACCCAGCACAGCCTGGCATGTTATTAGCGCCACAGTTTACGCCTCAGCCAATGTATATGCCGATGCCAGTGCCAGATCTTTATGGTGGCATGAGTTTGGGCGGTGGCCAGGCATTGGGCACATCCAATCTGTTCGATCTGCGCGCCACGTTGCGTGCTCTGGACAATGAGAATGCCGATTTGCCGGAGCGCATGACacgctcagcagcagcagcagcaggtgaaTATCAAGGAGACAGAGgagcaacaccagcaacatCATCCACAACGACGACGCCTTGCTCGCCGACAAGAGACAAAAGCGTCGCCAGAGAGCTGAGTAGCACATCGTCAACATCGCTGGCAACATCCTCGTTGACATTTGATAAATTGCCAAAGACGGCAACGCTGACTGAGTTGACTGAgacgccagcagcagcagcagcagcagcagcatcatcggtagttgcagctgttgccgATGACGTTGGGCGACCACAAATGGCAGGGCTACGCAGGggcagccaacaacagcagcagcaaatggaGCAACATCAGGATGCTTGGCCAAATTCACGCGTGACTAAAGTCGAGCATGAAAAATCGCCAAGTGTCGCTGGCCATAATGAGCcgggccaacaacaacagcagcaacacaattTCGAAGCATACTTTGGTGAGCTGAAAATCGATGAGCCCTGGCAGCAGCTACCatccacaacagcagcaacaacgagacCGAGAGAAGACAAACTGGAGCTGAACGTGCGTGCAACTGGCAACGGAGGTGGCAATGGGAACGGAGTTGGATTGGTTGGTGGCATCAGCAACGATTTGCTAGACGAAGTCAAAGCCAGCCGTGCAGCTCTGCAGAAGGCAGCGGCTGCGGTTGATGAGCAGCTCGCAAGAGGTAATCAATTGTCGCCAACGGCAACGAGTAACatcagcaacaccaacaacaacagcaacatcggcAATGAGGCAGCTGCTAAGCCCAGAGTGTCGATTgagaatattgaaaatgcCATTTACGGGGAACGTTTGACAGGctcagccacagccacaacaacagcagcagctacagcagcagcagcaacagcagcagcgacagcagcagcaacttcggcagcagcagcagtcgtgGCAACACCAACGCTGGGATTATTCGAGAATGCAGAGCAAGAGTTGGATGtgaacaacacaacacacgaTGCGGCTCAGATCGATTACGGACAGTATGATGCCATTAGTTATGGAGAGACAGGTGAGCCCAGCTACGCCAGCatcgaacagcagcagcagcagcaacagttgccggCGAGCGGAGCCGGAGAGCCGCTTTACAGTGAAATCGGAAATCCCACAGACTATCAGCCATATGCAGCGGATGCAGCGAacggagcagcagcaacagttcaGGAGTTGAGCCCAGCAgatggagctggagctggaggaggaggagcagcagcaactgctggAGGGGAAGCGgagacgcagcagcaacaggagtACTCCAATATGGATTACAGCAACTACGATGCGGCGCAGTATGCAGCTGGCTATGATCCCAATGCCTATCCGGGCTACATATACGACGAGACAACCGGTCAGTATATAGCCGATCCCAATGCTGCGCAGTATGCCCCAGATGGCAGCTATGCCACACAGGACTATGATGCCGGCACAGCCAACTATGATTACTATGGCGAGCAGCCACAACAGGagcaacaggaacaacagcagcaggaacaacaacagcagcaggaagtCGCGTATCCAATGTCCGAGAATAACAGCGAGGGAGgcgagttgctgttgccacagGAAGTGGAGCAGGCAGCAACCACCGCCACAGCGACCCCTGCTGATGGCGTTGATGCAAAAAGCGAAGCTACTCCCGCACCTCCAGCATCGAAACCTGTCAAACCCACATCGATTCTTGCGACGACAGACAAACAAGCGGCGCCTAATGatgcgcatcagcagcagtcacagcagcaaccacagcaccagcaacagcagcagcagcagccaaagaagaagaagcgcgTTAATTTCGTTGACAGCAGCGAAACGGATGACAGCTCAAGCGCGAAACCAGTCCAGCAGgagacgacaacgacaaactccaacagcaacagcaaccatccacaagctgcaacagcaacaacttctCATCCTCCGGGTGGCAGCGAGAGTGACTTCGATTTTTCAACGGGCAGCGAGGCGAAGAATTAG